In one window of Rhinatrema bivittatum chromosome 10, aRhiBiv1.1, whole genome shotgun sequence DNA:
- the LOC115100136 gene encoding uncharacterized protein LOC115100136 has product MIQLLIHLLIQLLNQILIQLLNQLLIQLLIQLLIQLLIQLLIQLLIRLLIQLLNQLLIRLLNQLLIQLLTQLLIQLLNQLLSPTTEPATDPSTDPATEPTTYPTTEPATDPTTEPIIDPTTEPTTEPATDPATDPTTEPATDPTTDLTTDSTTEPATDPTTEPTTDQLLIQLLIHLLIQLLIQLLNQLLIQLLIQLLIQLLNQLLIQLLIHLLIQLLDQLLIQLLNQLLIRLLNQLLIRLLIQLLIRLLTQLLTQLLIQLLIQLLIQLLSPTTDPTTDPATEPTTEPANDPATNPTTEPATDPVIDPTTDPVIDPTTAPTTKPAPVSTDKCNYNCKGRKLQIYTYKDHIWNSTHLCARTIKTSAKPRNNNTEQQQHLEQQKTRPEHW; this is encoded by the coding sequence ATGATCCAACTACTGATCCATCTACTGATCCAACTACTGAACCAGATACTGATCCAACTACTGAACCAGCTATTGATCCAGCTACTGATCCAGCTACTGATCCAGCTACTGATCCAACTACTGATCCAGCTATTGATCCGACTACTGATCCAACTACTGAACCAGCTATTGATCCGACTACTGAACCAACTACTGATCCAGCTACTGACCCAGCTACTGATCCAACTACTGAACCAGCTACTAAGTCCAACTACTGAACCAGCTACTGATCCAAGTACTGATCCAGCTACTGAACCAACTACTTATCCAACTACTGAACCAGCTACTGATCCAACTACTGAACCAATTATTGATCCAACTACTGAACCAACTACTGAACCAGCTACTGATCCAGCTACTGATCCAACTACTGAACCAGCTACTGATCCAACTACTGATCTAACTACTGATTCAACTACTGAACCAGCTACTGATCCAACTACTGAACCAACTACTGATCAGCTACTGATCCAGCTACTGATCCATCTACTGATCCAGCTACTGATCCAGCTACTGAACCAGCTACTGATCCAACTACTGATCCAACTACTGATCCAACTACTGAACCAGCTACTGATCCAACTACTGATCCATCTACTGATCCAGCTACTGGACCAGCTACTGATCCAACTACTGAACCAGCTACTGATCCGACTACTGAACCAGCTATTGATCCGACTACTGATCCAGCTACTGATCCGACTACTGACCCAGTTACTGACCCAGCTACTGATCCAACTACTGATCCAACTACTGATCCAGCTACTAAGTCCAACTACTGATCCAACTACTGATCCAGCTACTGAACCAACTACGGAACCAGCTAATGATCCAGCTACTAATCCAACTACTGAACCAGCTACTGATCCAGTTATTGATCCAACTACTGATCCAGTTATTGATCCAACTACTGCTCCAACTACTAAACCAGCTCCGGTCTCTACTGACAAGTGCAACTATAATTGTAAAGGGAGAAAACTTCAGATCTACACATATAAAGATCATATATGGAATTCTACCCATCTATGTGCAAGGACTATAAAGACATCAGCAAAGCCAAGAAACAACAACacagaacagcagcagcatctGGAACAGCAAAAGACCAGGCCTGAGCACTGGTAG